A single window of Amphiura filiformis chromosome 17, Afil_fr2py, whole genome shotgun sequence DNA harbors:
- the LOC140137125 gene encoding uncharacterized protein — protein sequence MNVVIIVVTLGLLVSLNTTAAQVTCNNQTEFACADGSSCVQQSYHCDGYIDCADNSDESDCVCDSENMFQCDGGGCVYISWKCDGISDCFDGSDEATQLCTATEAPNECDSDPCHNGATCEPDGGNSYTCICVSGWTGNTCEQEINECLSRPCQNRARCVDEVGQYSCICPSGWEGDNCDTEIDECSSHPCRNRGRCVDAVNQYSCICPNGWTGTNCEIVTCNDDEFSCADGLTCILEDYHCDYLPDCNDNSDEYACVCNLQYEFRCTNGGCVHYAWICDGVEDCLDASDERESCLDHVSDNVDECASSPCQNSGTCYDGLYQYICICEPGWTGINCERNMYECFSRPCLNGGRCKDQVNGYVCMCEAGWMGDNCEQNVNECASISCLNSGECIDGVNEYECRCLPGWFGPICETGSIRLVGSSGPNQGRVEVFHDNEWGTVCDDSWDANNAKVVCRHLGLPYNDSYGVTQAHFGPGSGRIWLDDVKCSGRENSFLQCSHSGWDVHNCDHSEDAGVICSNSLWNSWSAWSNCSQTCGNGIRSRSRSCSVTGVCNGTTTGSSFCFTQTCQCASDPCQNDGTCVDGVFEYTCQCADGYIGINCQLRDIDECASDPCLNEGTCEDNIIGYECLCIDGYIGVHCEERSIRLVGSSDPNQGRVEVFHDNKWGTICDDSWDTNNAIVVCRHLGLPHNDSYGVTQAHFGPGSGRIWLDDVKCSGTENSFLQCSHSGWDVHNCDHSEDAGVICSNSLWNSWSAWSSCNQVCGNGTRSRSRSCSVSGVCCGSSTDLSFCNTQICQWGSWGSWYPCSQSCDGGTRTRTRTCPIRDACGGSKNHSEGCNVQICPYWNSWSEWSSCSHPCGGGTKTRSRTCSEPGACIGSPIDLAECNMDRCQWEPWGSWYPCSQPCGGGTRTRTRICPISGICDGSESNSVECNTQFCRWELWGSWYPCSQSCGGGTRTRARTCPISGTCAGSESNSGECNTKSCPYWNSWSGWSSCSHPCGGGTKTKSRTCSEPGACIGSLIELAECNMDSCQWGAWIPWSSCSKSCGGGCKTRTRICPLPGVCDGSPSETSVCNTQSYWSQWGQWDTCNRPCGGGTKTRTRQCSCGDCTGPCSQSVACNTQTCQWESWNSWSSCGTKTRSRICPVSRACSGSSSSSTSCSTCPHWSPWSSYSRCSRGCGGGIRTKTRVCSSSTSCNTHSCGTHYDDGCIPEGGRICPLR from the exons TAACCTGCAACAATCAAACTGAATTTGCTTGTGCTGACGGGTCGTCATGTGTGCAACAATCCTACCATTGTGATGGTTATATAGACTGTGCGGACAACAGTGATGAATCTGATTGTGTTTGCGATTCAGAGAATATGTTTCAGTGCGACGGAGGTGGTTGTGTCTATATCTCGTGGAAATGTGATGGAATTTCAGACTGTTTTGATGGCAGCGATGAAGCAACGCAACTTTGCACGG CTACAGAAGCTCCAAATGAATGTGATTCAGACCCGTGCCACAATGGAGCAACCTGTGAGCCTGATGGTGGGAATTCCTATACCTGCATTTGTGTATCAGGTTGGACTGGTAATACCTGTGAACAGG aaataaaCGAATGCCTGTCTCGCCCATGTCAAAACCGTGCAAGATGTGTCGATGAAGTTGGTCAGTACAGTTGTATTTGTCCGAGTGGATGGGAAGGAGACAACTGTGACACAG aaatcGATGAATGCTCGTCCCACCCTTGTAGAAACCGCGGTAGATGTGTCGATGCAGTTAATCAGTACAGCTGTATTTGTCCGAATGGGTGGACAGGAACAAACTGTGAAATCG TTACCTGCAATGATGATGAGTTTTCATGTGCCGATGGTTTGACATGCATTCTCGAAGATTACCACTGTGATTACCTTCCTGACTGCAATGACAACAGTGACGAATATGCCTGCGTTTGTAATTTACAATATGAGTTCCGCTGTACTAATGGTGGATGTGTCCACTATGCATGGATTTGTGATGGGGTTGAAGATTGCTTAGACGCCAGTGATGAACGGGAATCGTGTCTAG ATCATGTTTCAGATAATGTCGATGAGTGTGCGTCTAGTCCTTGCCAAAACAGTGGAACATGTTATGATGGACTATATCAGTACATTTGTATTTGTGAACCTGGATGGACTGGAATAAACTGTGAAAGAA ATATGTATGAATGTTTTAGCCGGCCATGTTTAAATGGTGGACGATGTAAGGACCAGGTGAATGGATATGTCTGCATGTGTGAGGCAGGATGGATGGGAGATAATTGCGAGCAAA ATGTCAATGAATGTGCTAGCATTTCTTGTCTTAATAGTGGGGAATGTATCGATGGCGTCAATGAGTATGAGTGCCGATGTCTTCCTGGGTGGTTTGGTCCTATATGTGAAACAG GATCGATTCGCCTAGTTGGCAGCAGTGGCCCTAACCAAGGACGCGTTGAGGTATTTCATGATAATGAATGGGGTACAGTATGTGATGACTCGTGGGATGCAAATAACGCAAAAGTGGTATGTCGTCATCTTGGACTACCGTACAATGATTCGTATGGTGTAACACAGGCACATTTTGGACCTGGATCTGGACGGATATGGCTGGATGATGTCAAGTGCTCAGGAAGAGAGAATAGTTTTCTACAATGCAGCCACTCGGGGTGGGATGTTCATAACTGTGATCACTCTGAAGACGCTGGTGTTATCTGTTCAAATA GTTTATGGAATTCGTGGAGTGCATGGAGCAATTGTAGTCAGACATGCGGTAATGGAATTAGGAGTAGAAGCAGGAGTTGTTCTGTCACTGGAGTATGTAATGGAACGACAACTGGTTCTTCTTTTTGTTTCACGCAAACTTGCC AATGTGCATCAGACCCATGCCAGAATGACGGGACATGTGTAGATGGAGTTTTTGAATACACCTGTCAATGCGCTGACGGATACATAGGTATCAACTGCCAACTGCGAG ATATAGACGAATGTGCATCAGACCCGTGTCTGAATGAAGGGACATGTGAAGATAACATTATTGGATATGAATGTCTATGTATTGATGGATACATAGGAGTCCACTGCGAAGAAA GATCGATTCGCCTAGTTGGCAGCAGTGACCCCAACCAAGGACGTGTTGAGGTATTTCATGATAACAAATGGGGTACAATATGTGATGACTCGTGGGATACAAATAACGCAATTGTGGTATGTCGTCATCTTGGACTACCACACAATGATTCGTATGGCGTCACACAGGCACATTTTGGACCTGGATCTGGACGGATATGGCTGGATGATGTCAAGTGCTCTGGAACAGAGAATAGTTTCCTGCAATGCAGCCACTCAGGATGGGATGTTCATAACTGTGATCACTCTGAAGATGCTGGTGTTATTTGTTCAAATA GTTTGTGGAATTCGTGGAGTGCATGGAGCAGCTGTAATCAGGTATGTGGTAATGGAACTAGGAGTAGAAGCAGGAGTTGTTCTGTCAGTGGTGTATGTTGTGGATCCTCAACAGATTTGTCTTTTTGCAACACACAAATTTGCC AGTGGGGGTCATGGGGTTCATGGTATCCTTGTAGCCAATCATGTGATGGTGGAACAAGGACAAGAACTAGGACCTGTCCTATAAGAGATGCTTGTGGTGGATCCAAGAACCACTCGGAGGGATGTAATGTGCAAATATGTC cATACTGGAATTCCTGGAGTGAATGGAGTTCTTGTAGTCATCCATGTGGCGGTGGAACAAAGACAAGAAGTAGAACTTGTTCTGAACCAGGGGCTTGTATTGGATCCCCGATTGATTTAGCTGAATGTAACATGGACCGTTGTC AGTGGGAACCATGGGGTTCATGGTATCCTTGTAGTCAACCATGTGGTGGTGGAACTAGGACTAGAACCAGGATCTGTCCAATAAGTGGTATTTGTGATGGATCCGAGAGCAACTCTGTGGAATGCAACACGCAATTTTGTC GGTGGGAACTATGGGGTTCATGGTATCCTTGTAGCCAATCATGTGGTGGTGGAACTAGGACTAGAGCTAGGACCTGTCCAATAAGTGGTACTTGTGCGGGATCTGAGAGTAATTCAGGGGAATGCAACACAAAATCATGTC CGTACTGGAATTCCTGGAGTGGATGGAGTTCTTGTAGTCATCCATGTGGCGGTGGAACAAAGACGAAAAGTAGAACTTGTTCTGAACCAGGGGCTTGTATTGGATCCCTGATTGAGTTAGCTGAATGTAACATGGACAGTTGTC AATGGGGGGCATGGATTCCATGGAGTTCTTGCAGTAAATCATGTGGTGGCGGATGTAAGACTAGAACCAGAATTTGTCCTTTACCTGGTGTTTGTGATGGGTCACCGAGTGAAACATCAGTCTGTAACACACAAT CATATTGGTCGCAATGGGGTCAGTGGGACACTTGTAATCGTCCATGTGGTGGTGGAACAAAGACCAGAACCAGACAATGTTCGTGTGGTGATTGTACAGGACCCTGCAGTCAGTCGGTTGCTTGTAACACGCAAACATGTC AATGGGAGTCATGGAACTCATGGAGTTCTTGCGGAACGAAGACTAGAAGTAGGATTTGTCCTGTTAGTAGAGCTTGTAGCGGGTCATCAAGTTCTTCAACTTCTTGCAGTACATGCC CACATTGGAGTCCATGGAGTTCGTATAGCCGTTGCAGTCGAGGATGCGGTGGTGGAATAAGGACTAAAACCAGGGTTTGCTCTTCCAGTACATCTTGCAACACCCATAGCTGTGGCACGCATTACGATGATG GCTGTATACCTGAGGGTGGACGTATTTGTCCACTGCGCTAG